A genomic stretch from bacterium includes:
- a CDS encoding UDP-3-O-acyl-N-acetylglucosamine deacetylase: MLTTYQHTLASAISCTGKGLHTGKDVHVRLLPAAVDSGIVFRRTDLAGKPEISAAYDRVTDTRFCTTITDGDVSVATIEHLMAAFAGLGVDNAVVELDAPEVPIMDGSSEPFVFLIECAGVKKQGALREYIRVLQPVQLHVNGSWIEVEPAETPILDMMIDFANPVIGRQHLVVDFGQSHFKNTISRARTFGFEQDVAKLREVGLALGGSLDNAIVVGDKAVLNREGLRYADEFVRHKTLDCLGDLYLAGAPILGRVRGFRMGHGINNMLLHAMLDGEGVVERVTLENRTEVPSDLPVMTASIPAGGSSLTI, translated from the coding sequence ATGCTGACGACCTACCAACACACGCTTGCATCCGCCATCAGCTGCACCGGCAAAGGGTTGCACACGGGCAAGGATGTGCATGTGCGCCTGCTGCCCGCGGCGGTAGATAGCGGCATTGTGTTCCGCCGGACGGACCTGGCCGGCAAGCCGGAAATTTCCGCCGCCTATGACCGCGTAACGGATACGCGCTTCTGCACCACCATCACCGATGGTGATGTGTCGGTGGCCACCATCGAACACCTGATGGCCGCATTCGCAGGTCTGGGTGTGGATAACGCCGTGGTTGAGCTGGATGCGCCGGAAGTGCCCATCATGGATGGCAGCTCCGAGCCGTTTGTGTTTTTGATCGAATGCGCAGGCGTGAAAAAGCAGGGCGCGCTGCGTGAATATATCCGCGTGCTGCAGCCCGTGCAGCTGCATGTAAATGGCAGCTGGATTGAGGTGGAGCCCGCCGAAACGCCGATTCTTGACATGATGATCGATTTCGCGAACCCCGTGATTGGCCGCCAGCATCTGGTGGTGGATTTCGGCCAGTCGCATTTCAAAAACACCATCAGCCGCGCCCGTACCTTCGGCTTCGAGCAGGATGTGGCAAAGCTGCGTGAAGTCGGCCTGGCTTTGGGCGGCTCGCTGGATAATGCCATCGTGGTAGGTGATAAGGCCGTGCTGAACCGCGAAGGCCTGCGTTACGCCGATGAGTTTGTGCGCCATAAAACGCTGGACTGCCTGGGTGATCTGTATCTGGCCGGTGCGCCGATTCTCGGCCGTGTGCGCGGGTTCCGCATGGGGCACGGCATCAACAATATGCTGCTGCATGCCATGCTGGACGGCGAAGGCGTGGTGGAGCGCGTGACGCTTGAAAACCGTACGGAAGTTCCTTCCGACCTTCCTGTTATGACGGCTTCCATCCCCGCCGGTGGTTCTTCCCTGACGATCTAA
- the bamD gene encoding outer membrane protein assembly factor BamD, giving the protein MKKSSLCLLSICSLLWLAACSTTDDEDKNDLVKGRPAEEVYQEGMDLLNDNKPTDAIKVFESLQQEYPLSPWARKSQLMGAYGAYKRNKYDDAISMYEAYIQLYPASEQTPYAYYMIGLCYYEQISDTLRDQAITQKAQDALQDVVRRYPDSDYAKDARIKLDLVYDHLAGKEMVIGRYYLRKKEWLPAITRFRYVVDNYQTTSHVPEALHRMVEAYMAMGMRDDARRAAAVLGYNYPGNPWYVDSYRLLVGDPGADVVMPQDTPWWDKVKDAVGL; this is encoded by the coding sequence ATGAAGAAATCCTCCCTATGCTTGCTATCCATCTGTTCACTGCTGTGGCTGGCCGCCTGCTCCACCACCGACGACGAGGATAAGAACGACCTGGTGAAAGGCCGCCCGGCGGAAGAAGTCTATCAGGAAGGCATGGACCTGCTGAACGACAATAAACCCACCGACGCCATCAAGGTGTTTGAGAGCCTGCAGCAGGAATATCCGCTGTCGCCATGGGCGCGCAAATCGCAGCTGATGGGGGCTTATGGCGCCTACAAGCGCAATAAATATGACGACGCTATCTCCATGTATGAAGCCTATATCCAGCTTTATCCGGCGAGTGAGCAGACGCCTTACGCCTATTATATGATCGGTCTTTGCTATTACGAGCAGATATCCGACACGCTGCGTGACCAGGCGATTACGCAGAAGGCTCAGGACGCCCTGCAGGACGTGGTGCGCCGTTACCCCGATTCCGACTATGCCAAGGATGCCCGCATCAAGCTGGACCTGGTTTACGATCACCTTGCCGGCAAGGAGATGGTGATCGGCCGTTATTATCTGCGCAAAAAGGAATGGCTGCCCGCCATCACACGTTTCCGCTATGTGGTGGATAATTACCAGACCACCAGCCATGTGCCCGAGGCCCTGCACCGCATGGTGGAAGCCTATATGGCGATGGGCATGCGCGACGATGCGCGACGTGCTGCGGCGGTGCTGGGCTATAACTATCCTGGCAACCCGTGGTATGTGGACAGCTACCGCCTGCTGGTGGGCGACCCGGGCGCGGATGTGGTGATGCCGCAGGACACGCCCTGGTGGGATAAGGTAAAAGACGCAGTCGGACTGTAA